The Planctomycetota bacterium DNA segment CCCCAACCCCTCACAGACAGAACCATGTCCGTCCCACAGATCCCCGGTCTTTCTCTCTCGCAGTCCGCCGAAGCCGTCCTCAACGAGGCCAAATCGGTGACCTTCGCCAGTAGCCCCGAGGAACTAGTCCAGCTCGCGGTCCCCGACGACCAGGTCGACCCGGCAGGCTACTTCACCGTCGGTTACGACGTGAATGGCAAGTTCACCCCCGAGCTGAAGGTCTGTCGCGTCCGCAACGGCATCTCGGCCAACTACCTCGAGCCGTACATGCGGCGTCGCGATGCCCAGTGCATGGTCATCGCCGACGAACGCGCGACCGACAAGCCGACGTACGAGGGCCGCTTCGGTAAGTCGTTTGAAGATCTGCGGCAGGAAACGTTCGCCTGGCTCAAGAGCCAGGACCTGGCCTGCTTCTTCTTCGACGTCGGGCAGCTCGGCGAGACGATGCCCGCCCTGGCGATCTGTCCGGCCAACGCCGGCTTCTTCGCGCTGGGCCTCTCGCTGCTCCAAGGCATCGTGCCCATCGAGGAAATGAAGCGCCGCGCCGACACGTACCACCACACCGCGATCATCTACATCGCCCCGCCGTTCCGGCACACGCACTTCGAGGGCAAACAGGTCGTGGTCCACAACCGACGCGAAGGGCTCCACGAGCTCTTCAGCTACAATCTCTACCCCGGCCCGTCCGCGAAGAAGGGCGTCTACGGCATGCTCCTCACCCTCGGTGAGAAGCAGGAGTGGACCACCGCCCACTGCTCGACCGTGCAGGTCACCACGCCCTATGACAACACCGTCACGATCATGCACGAAGGTGCGTCCGGCGGCGGCAAGAGCGAGATGATCGAGCGCATGCACCGCGAGCCCGACGGCCGGCTGCACCTGGGCACCAACACCGTCACCGGCGACGAACGCTACCTCACTCTGCCGCGGGGTTGTGACCTCGGACCGGTCACCGACGACATGGCCCTTTGTCACCCCGACCTTCAGGACAAGGACGCCAAGCTCAAGAAGCTCACCCTCACCGACGCCGAGGCCGCCTGGTTCCTGCGGGTCAACCACATCGACCACTACGGCACCGACCCGAACCTCGAGGGCATGACGATCAACACCAAGGCACCGATGCTCTTCTTGAACATCGATGCGATGCCGGGCTCGACGGCGTTGATCTGGGAGCACATCCAGGACGAGCCGGGCGTGCCCTGCCCCAACCCGCGCGTGGTATTCCCCCGCAAGCACTACCCCGACATCGTCAACGAACCGGTGACGGTGGACATCCGCAGCTTCGGGGTGCGTTGTCCGCCATGCACGCGGAAGTTGCCGACGTACGGGATCATGGGCCTGTTCCATGTCCTGCCGCCGGCGCTGGCCTGGCTCTGGCGGCTCGTCGCGCCCCGCGGCCACGGCAACCCGTCGATCGTCGACGAGGGCGGCATGACCAGCGAGGGCGTGGGCTCCTACTGGCCCTTCGCCACCGGCCGACGCGTCGACCAGGCCAACATCCTGCTCAACCAGATCAACGACACGCAGGACACGATGTTCATCCTCACGCCCAACCAGCACATCGGTTGCTGGAAGACCGGCTTCGCGCCGCAATGGGTCACCCGCGAGTACCTCGCCCGTCGGGGCGCCACTCCGTTCGACCCGGGTAAACTCGTCGACAGCCGCTGCCCCCTTCTGGGCCGCTCGCTCAAGACACTGCAGGTCGAAGGCCAGACCATCGGCAGGTGGTTCATGCAGGTCGAAACCCAGCCCGAAGTCGGCGAAGAAGCCTACGACATCGGCGCGAAGATGCTCACCGACTTCTTCCACCAGCAGATCGACAAGTTCGTCCACGACGACCTCGACGCGATGGGCCGGAAGATCATCGAAGCGTGCAAGGACGGCGCGACGGTGAGCGATTACGACGGGATGATGTGATCGACATCGGACCGCATTGCGGGGCAACGCCGCTTGGCGCGTCATTGGTGTGCGATGCGCGGCGGCATTCCTCCGCAGAGTTTCACAGGGATCAACGGTCCGACGCTTCGATTTGGGCAAACTGATCCATGGCTTCATCCAGGACTTCGGTTTGCGGCTTGGACCGCCGGCAGGTGCCGCAAATCATGCGGTGTAGCCGCTCGGCGAGCGCTTCGACGCGATCGGACTCGCCGTAGTGCTGGCGAAGCCGAATCTCATCGGCGTCCTCGCAGCGGAGGGTCAGGACCAACAGAAGATGTCGAATGGATCGTCGCAAGGGAGGGGATCTTTCTCTACCCAAAAGGTCGTAAGAGCCTAGCAAAACTTTCAGCGTCAAACGAAATCATTTCCTGCCACTCCGCATCAAAGGACCAAGGTCCGCCCGCAGCCGCAGCCGGGCGCGATGCACCAGCGTCCAGAGATTGGCTTTGGAGATACCGAGCGTCTCGCACACCTCCGGCGTCGGCAGGCGGTCGATCTCGCGCAGAACCATCGCTTGCCGCATGAGCGTGGGCATCTTGTCGAGGCATTGATTGAACTTCTCCCAGAACTCGGCCCGCTCCAGTGCGGCGGCGGGCGGGACGTTCCACCGCTTGGCCGCGACGGCGTACACCTCGTCACGGATCGTCGTCGCCTGGTCGGCGATGATCTGCGAGTACTCGTCGGCCACCCGGCGGGTCCGCACGGTCTTGCGGAGCAGATCCACGATGCGCCGCCGCAGGAGCGTCAGCAGAAACGCCCGCTCGACCTCGGCCTTCTCACCTTTGCTGACCGCGACCGCGGCGGAGAGCAACGCGTCCTGAACGACATCCTCGGCTGCCTCCTCGGAACCGAGCCGTCGACGTGCGAACGTTTTGAGTGTCGCTCCGTGTTTCTCGAACCACGACGCGACGAGCGCGGATTGTTCGTTGCTCAGTCGTGCATCGGGCCCCATCGATTCATCGAGCATAGTGGTCCGGCCGGTGCGAGATTGGCCTGCACAGGTGCCCCGCCGGGCTGCGAGAGCGCCGACGGGGCGGGGTAGAGAGAATGGAAGTGCTGCTGTCACGGTGGCTTAGTAATCCAAACTACAGAGCAGATTCGAGGAAAAGTGAGCCATCAGATCTCGCCTCTGGGGTGTCGGAACGATGGGTTCATTGGCCGTGGTGCGGTAACAGTCGCCAGCTTTTCCGTGCCCTTTCACGAAAACCGGCTGGCATCGCGCGTTTTTCCCTCTTGACGGGAAACAGACTTGCCGTATCTTTCGGTAACTGTTTCACAGGCCCGCGAGCCTGTTGTGTTCGGCACGTCGACGTAGGAGGACG contains these protein-coding regions:
- a CDS encoding sigma-70 family RNA polymerase sigma factor, coding for MGPDARLSNEQSALVASWFEKHGATLKTFARRRLGSEEAAEDVVQDALLSAAVAVSKGEKAEVERAFLLTLLRRRIVDLLRKTVRTRRVADEYSQIIADQATTIRDEVYAVAAKRWNVPPAAALERAEFWEKFNQCLDKMPTLMRQAMVLREIDRLPTPEVCETLGISKANLWTLVHRARLRLRADLGPLMRSGRK
- a CDS encoding DUF4914 family protein yields the protein MSVPQIPGLSLSQSAEAVLNEAKSVTFASSPEELVQLAVPDDQVDPAGYFTVGYDVNGKFTPELKVCRVRNGISANYLEPYMRRRDAQCMVIADERATDKPTYEGRFGKSFEDLRQETFAWLKSQDLACFFFDVGQLGETMPALAICPANAGFFALGLSLLQGIVPIEEMKRRADTYHHTAIIYIAPPFRHTHFEGKQVVVHNRREGLHELFSYNLYPGPSAKKGVYGMLLTLGEKQEWTTAHCSTVQVTTPYDNTVTIMHEGASGGGKSEMIERMHREPDGRLHLGTNTVTGDERYLTLPRGCDLGPVTDDMALCHPDLQDKDAKLKKLTLTDAEAAWFLRVNHIDHYGTDPNLEGMTINTKAPMLFLNIDAMPGSTALIWEHIQDEPGVPCPNPRVVFPRKHYPDIVNEPVTVDIRSFGVRCPPCTRKLPTYGIMGLFHVLPPALAWLWRLVAPRGHGNPSIVDEGGMTSEGVGSYWPFATGRRVDQANILLNQINDTQDTMFILTPNQHIGCWKTGFAPQWVTREYLARRGATPFDPGKLVDSRCPLLGRSLKTLQVEGQTIGRWFMQVETQPEVGEEAYDIGAKMLTDFFHQQIDKFVHDDLDAMGRKIIEACKDGATVSDYDGMM